The genomic region gagatcctgtctcaacacacacacacacacacacacacacacacacacacacacacacacacacacacacacacacgcccataAACCAACAatgattaaaatggaaaattctatgTTATGTTTGTTTCACCACAACTTATTTGACTTTTACAAGTTGTGGAAGAATTAAATCCAGTTAATTAATGTATCGATCACCCCACATACTTAACTATTATTTTGAGAGTGGGAACATTTCAAATCTATTCTTTTAGCCATTTTGGGagggtaccggggcttgaactcagggcccacacgttgagccactccaccagccctttttttgtgctgggtttttttgagatagggtctcatgaactatttgcctgggctggcttggaacacgATCCTCCTCAATGCCTGCCTCctcagtagttgggattacaggtgacagccaccagcaccctgttCTTTTAGCTGTTTTGAAATGTAGTAAATAGATCAATAATACTTACTTAACTGAGGTCCAAACCCTTTGACAAGGCTTTTCCATAGTCTACTGGCCCCACCCCAGCCTCTTagttgtctttcttcttccttctgtggCAGGAAgccagggagggggagggagattAATGAGGGCTACAGTGAAACAgaggaaaaccagagttggggaatgttacctagAGGCCACAgaagggtcacctcgccccagaggttagagcagccaatgaaatgacatatgattatgtatgggacaagctgtaaccatccccccatttctgtaacctgctgtaAATGGTATTTAAGAAAatcccctttgttctcagggctcagcctttggactggagtccactgagtcactgctgacttgcttaataaacttgcttccagaaagctttggtgccctctctgtctctgtctgagccctcctgaaACATTTCTGGGGGCTCATCTGGGATTTGCAGGGTGGTTTTTTCACCTCCTTGTTACCAGCTCAGTGTCCCTGGCCCCACTGGAAGGACCACCCTGCCAAACACCACCAAACTGTGTTGATCCGGAGGAGGGAGCTGTTCTCCTGGCAAGCCAAGGAGGAGAGTTccggttgcacaaaggaacctggaaaggcttGGGAACAAACCTGGGAgccctgctcatcagactggtaagaacctgggttcacattcaggcctgcctcaggaggcagaagaggagtctgatcaactctcaaAGGCACCCTAGTAACCGCATTTTTGGGGGTGAAACCCTGTCTTTCAGGTTCAGAGAGGTGGTGGACGttctgtgctgtgtgagagtgtgtgaaagtgcaagcctgagatgTTGCATGGTTACAAAGCGAGTGTGGAGTCCCGATCCATgggtccctccctccctcctctcctccctcccttccttcttttgttccttcctttcttcctgagacaaaatttttctctgttgtccaggctggccttgacctcctAGGCTCAAGCCATCAGCATCACCTTGCCATGTATCTGGGAGTACAGGCACTCACCACAGTGTCTgtctcttgtctgtatatttacACTTTGTTGGGAGgcattgaattcagggccttgtacttgctaggcaagcacttcaccACTTGCGCCACTTAccaagcccattttgctttagtatttctcagagtcttacatttttgcccagggccagcctgaactggcatcctccttcttacacttccctcatagctgggatgactggtgtgtaccactacacccaacttttattggttgagatggggtctcactagctttttacCAAGGCTGACCTAGAATCTcactcttcctgatctctacctcctgagtaggtgggattacaggcaagagacTCCTTGCCTAGCTCacattttttttggtagcactgggatttgaattcattgCCTCAGGCTTGCCtcaagtgttccaccacttgagtcaggcTCCTGGTCCTggctcatattttttattttatttctttttttgtgtgtgctaaggattgaacctagggcctcaagcatgctaggcaagcactttaccactgacctacatcccaaCCCCATCTTAAAAAGGTTAAGACAGGCTTCGTTGTCTCACAcctaatcccagccactcaggaggcagagatcagggggatcatggttggaaaccagcccaggcacatagttcatgagacctgatCTTGAAACAACCCCTCACAAAAAAGTGGAGGGGGAGATGCTAGTGAAGtaggatctatctatctatctatctatctatctatctagagagagaatgagagagattCAGGGGTAAGTGTATTTAGAGAGAGACATCTTGCAGGTGAGGCTGTGATCCTGCACTGGTAAATCCCATCCATCCAGCTGGGTGGAACTGACACAGGGTCACCTATACATTCTCCAACTTCAGCTCAGCCTATCCCACTCCACCCTCGGGGTGCCGTTGGCCTTCGGGACCAGCAGGTGGACTCCCAATGGAACATTTGGGGACCTTGTGCCATCCCTGCTATATGGGTGGCTTCCTGCAGACATAAGGGACAAACCCAGAGAGTACCATCTAGTCTGGGAGCTCCTAGCATTCACCAGAGCCCACCTGTTCTCTCCCTGACAACAGTGTCATGGCCTTGACCTTCTCCTGAGCCTCTTGTGCCATTCCCCAGGGCCTAAAGGAGGGCCCTGACATTGAACCTCTACAGTGCTCAGAGCTCACCAGTCTCTGCACACTCTGCGCTTGGATGCCCACACTTCCTTTGAGCTGTCTCTGTTTCAACTCCCTCAGCTCTGGGCAGGGCTGACCCCTTATACCCTCCAAGCCTCCTTTGAGCATCACCCTCCCCAGTGAGGCTTTCTTGGACAACCCTGTTTTTAATTCTGTAAGAAAAAAGAGACCAACATGCCATGAGATGTTTTCCAAATAAATTATGTGAGTAGCTCATCCCCAGGGAGGCGGAATATGACTGCCCACTCCTTACGTGGGCTGTGCATGgtgacttccttccaaagagGACCCAACAGCCAGTTgctggtagctcactcctgtaatcctagctactggggaggcagagatcaggagaattgcagttccaagcagcctgggcaaatagttcacaaaaccctatctcgaaaaaacctatcacaaaagagggctggtggagtggctgaagtgatagagtgcccgcctagtaaacatgaggtcctgagttcaaaccccagtgccaccacaaatAAAAAGGACCCAACACAAAGGAGGGAAGAGTAAGTTGACAGTGGAGAAATCTGACATAAGCCAGTGATCAAGGTCAACATCAAGGGTGATAAGTCCCATGCCTGTGGTGTGAGAAAGTGAGTAGCTTACTTCCCTCTATGGTTCCACCAAACCTATACCCCAGTCTAATCATGAAAAACCGTGGACAAAAACCAAAGGAgcgctgggtgtggtggtatacatctgtacccacacccaggaggcagagatttgggagAACCAGAAGAATCAAAGTCTGAGGTCAACAGAGGCAGAGATGTCattgagacccatctcaacaaatatactgatgtggtggcacacttgtaatccaagcCACACAGGAGGCATCCATAGGatggaggtctgaggccagcctttgggaaaaaacatgagactgtgtctgaaaaattactaaagctttAGGactctgggtgtggctcaagtgatagagcacctgctgacTGACAAGGGAGCCAGTGCCAGCTAGGAGTCTGGGTGGGGGTGTGGTGGAGGGTTGGGGTCACAGGAGGGTGAGCCCTGTGTGGCAGCAGTTTGTGGCTCAGTTTCTCCTATTTGATTCCAGCTGCTGCATACAGTACATGGATGCAGgcgatggatagatggatggatggatggatggatggatggatgggtgggtgggtggatgggtgggtgggtagatgagtgaatgagtgagtggatgaatggatgggtgggtgggtggatgagtgagcgagtgagtggatggatggaagaatggacgaatggataaatgaatgatttaatgaataggtggatggatgaatgagtgagtggatggatagatggatgaatgaataaatagatgaactagtgaatgaatggatggatggatggatggatgagtgaataagtgaatgaatggatggatggatgtttgGTTGGATGGaagaatggatgaatgggtgagtgaatgaattaatgaataggtggatggatgaatgagtgagtggatgggtggatgaataaatgagtggatggatggatggatgaatggataagtgaatgaatgaatgaatggatgaattagtgaatgagtgaatgaatggatgaatgagtggatggatgggtgaatggatgaatgagtggatggatgggtgaatggatgaattagtgaatgagtgcatgaatggatgaatggatgatgggtagaagaatgagtgaatgaatggatgggtgggtgctTGGTTGGATGGAAGAACAGATGAGTGAAtgattgagtgaataaatgaatgactgaatgagtgaatgaatggagcCCCATCACCTCGCCATGGTCGTAGCTCACCTGTGTTCACTTTGAGCTTCACTCCCAGGACTGCCCACCCCGAGGCTGGCCCGGGGTTGCTCCTTCCTGGTTGGGACAAATCCCTCAAGGTCCTTCTGCCCCACACTTACAATGTGTAAAAGCAGAAGTCTGAGAGGGCCCTGTCAGGACATGAGTGTCTCCTGTGGTTCCTCTTCTGTGGTGCCCACTGCCCCTCCCCCTGCATCCAGTCATAGTGTCCTTCCTAGGGGGCAGACCCAGTGCCCAGGTCCCAGCACTGGCCGGGCCCTCAAGTCCTGAGATGCAGCTGCTGGGCCTGCTGCTGGCCCTGCTGGGGGCAGGGGAGTGGGATGGTGGGTGGGGGCGCCAGGTGAGGGCAGGGGCTGTAACTGAGCCTTTGCAGCCCTCAAAGTCCCCACAGAAGCATCCGAGGCTCCACATTCAGGTGCAGGAGGCAGTGATGATCCAGGAGGGTCTGTGTGCCCTAGTGCCCTGCGTCATCCTGTACTCCCGGAGCGTTTGGAACCACTCTGCACCTGCGTATGGCTACTGGTACTGGAAAAAGAAGAATGTTAATAAACAGGAAGAACTTGTGGCCACAAATGATCCAGATAGGGAGGCTGACGTGACCAAATCTCCTTTCCAACTTGTTGGGGACCCCAGGGCTAATGACTGCTCCCTGGGCATCTCAGAGCCTCGGAAGGAGAACAGTGGACGTTATTTTTTTCGACTGGAGAGAGAATCTGAGAAACTTGCTTCCAAAAGTTCTCTGCTCAATTTGACCATCACAGGTAAGGAATTGTCCCCAGGAGAGGAAAGCTGCCATGGGAGGGGAGGGTCCTCAGGGACAGGAAGGGGCCTCTCTTCCAGTGGAGTGTGGGCGTTTCAGGGTCAAAATGTCTGTCTCAGAGGCTCAGTGTGTCCCCTCTAAGGTGTGGTGTCTTCCTTTGTCCTCTCTAGGACTGACACAGCTCCCAGACATCCACATCCCGGAGCCCTTGGAGTCTGgccgcctcagcctcctgaagtgCTCCATGCCAGGGGCCTGCAAGGGAGACCTGTCCCCCACCTTCTCCTGGACTGGGGCTTCCCTGAGGTCACTGGGATTGGACTTGGAGGCTTACACCACCTCAGAGATCAAGGTCACTCCCCTCCCACAGGACCACGGCACCTACCTCACCTGTCGGGTGACCTTGCCCAAGATTGGTGTGTCCACAGAGAGGACTGTCCAGCTCAATGTGTCCTGTGAGTGCCAGGCCCTGACACTGGGATCCATGGGGGGGGGCAAAAGAGGGGGTGCTGTGATctgatatttgtgtttcctgcaTTCTCATGTTGAAATCCCCTCCCCCAAGAGGATGGTGTTGGGAGGTATCGAGGCCTTGGGCATGGATCCCACCTGAACAGGATAGtttccttataaaagaggcctcaGGGTGACCCCTGTCCCCTCTACCTCTTGATGGCACAGACAGAAGGCGCCACCTGAGAAGCAGTAttcaggccctcaccagagcctTCCATCCTCAGAGTCTGAGATACAGTTTCTGGTGCTGCTAAGCCCCCAGCCCACGGTAGTCTGTCAGAGCTGGCACTGAGAGGACAGAGGGAACAGGATCTCCATCCTGGAGGACATGGGGCCACACAGCCTGAAGGGTGGGCATGGGTCACATCTGAGccatttcctgttttttctgtgttaatCCTGGGGTGGTGGCGAGGAGAACGGGCCAGCTGTGCATCCAGGCCTCACCGCATCTCTCTGTCCAGATGCTCCTCAGCACATCAACATCAGTGTCCCTGGATCAGGTGGCACAGGTAGGCAGGACGTCCCTCCTGGGTGGACCAGAGCAGGTATCTGCTAACAAAACAGGGCTGTCTAGGAGATGGCTGGAGAGGACCAAGGCGGGACATGTCGGGGAGGGCATCTGTTCCTTTGGGAGAACTGTTTTGTCCCACACACATGCACTGAGAAGGGATGGTCACAGAACAAATGCCCTGTCCCTCAGCTGCTGGAAGGAGAAGGACACAGACCCCTGGAGGCCCCCAGTGCCCCTCACAATTGTCCCTCTGCCTTGCCCGGGGTACACTAGCTCTTCACATCTCTCACCATACCTTTATTTTATTAGAGTTTTACCAAATATATCTGAATCTTTCAAATATATGtgatagtttccttttttttcccccttcctttttttttttttttctggtgctgggcaaggaactcatggcttcatgcttgctaagcagacactctaccacttgagttattttctttagtttatttttgagacagagtctcattaactttgcctcaCTTgatctcaaactcttgattctcctacctccaattccttagtagctgggattacaggcaggaaccaACACACCTTTTTTTGTGTGCTTGTGACAGAACTCATTCCATGCTTTTCTTCAAAGGTCTGTGCAAACAGAATAGGAACTTGAGGGCTCATGGAGcgactcacgtggtagagcacctgcctatcaagcatgaagccctgagttcaaatccccagtactgccaaaaaaaaaaaaaaaaaaaagaacaggagcaCAGGTTACTGTCTGACTCTTTCCTGATTTATTTAGATTGAGGTGAATATGACTGAACATAGAATTAACTATTCTAGAGCAACCACATGGGTTACAGTGTGGTGCCACAGGCACCTCTGTCTGGTTTCAGAAAATACCGGTCACTCTCCAGGGAGAGTCCTGTACCTTCAGCTCTCAGGTCCTGTTGCCCCCTCTCCAGCCCTGGCAGCTGTGCCTCTGCCTTCTGTCCCTGTGGATGAGCCCCTTCTAGATGTTTCCTCTAAGTGGACTTGCACAGTGGCTtcctctttttatatttatttatttattttactgggTGGGGGGACCCAGGGTCTCACTCATGTTAGGTGAGTGCCATACTACTTGAAACTCActccagaaatttttttttggcagtagggattgaacccagggctttgagtaTGTGAGCTTACCACTGAGCCATAGTCctttttaaaggcttttttttagtggcactggggtttgaactcagggcctcatgcttgctaggaagacgctctaccacttgagctattccacctatcctttgtgtgtgtgtgatgtttttttttcaagatagggccttgggaactatttgcccaggctggctttgaaccatgatcctcctgatctctggcttctgagtagctaggattataggcgagagccaccagtgcccagctcccccgcccccttttttttttttttctaattttagattttatttatgtatttggactgctgtttgaattcagggctttgaggacactctaccgcttgagtcacacctccggtccattttgctctggttatttatttattttatttatttatttgcagtattggggcttgaactcagggccttcaccttgagccactccaccagccatatttttgtgaagggtttttagagatagggtctcatgaactattttgcctggactggctttgaactgtgatcctcctgattgttgcctcctgagtagcaaggattacaggtgtgagccactcgtGCCCAGCTAAGACTTTTTATTTTGGTAAGTTTTCTCAAGCttagccttgcacttgctagatagcctgggctggcctaaacGCCTGAGTTGTCATTAGACAACCAAGGTACTCTCATCTGTGGATGAGTGGATGCACGAAATGTGACAGATTGACCCAATGGAATATAATTCAGCCCTAAAAAAGAACCAAGTTAGCCAGGCGAAGTGGCTCATGtctctaatcctagctgcttgggaggcagagattgggaggatggaggccagcctgagcagaaagttcacgagacccccaagaagtgtaaataggaggactgaaaTCCAGGCTGGACCAGCatagaccctatttgaaaattcCCTAAAGCAAAAATTGCTGGatgtagctcaactggtagagcatctgcctagtaaatgtgatgccctgagttcaaatcctagtactgccaaaaagattaaaagaaaaaaaaaagaaccaagttcTGAGAGTGGGAAGCATCGCTGAGTACAAAAAGCCAATACAGAGGACTCCACAGTGAGTGACTACACAATGTCCTGAGTAGGCAGATAGACAGAGACAAGTGGAGTGGTGGCTCAGGCTGGAGCTGGAAGGACTGGCCTGTCTAGATCGGGGTCCCGGTCTCTGTTGGGGGCTTGGCTGGGGGGAAGGGCTTTTTGTGTGGGGTATGGGAATATTCTAAAACTGTGGTGGCAGACGCAGGGCTCGGTGACTGCACAAAAGCCATTGAAAGTGCATTTTAAAATGGTGCGTAAATGAATTGTACAGTACAAGAGTTATATAGAACAATGAAGCTACTTTgtcggtctctctctctctctctgttcctagTCCTAGAGTCCCAAGGAAACGTTACATTTCTGGAAGCCCAGAAAGGCCAGGTCCTGCAGCTGCTGTGCACAGCTGAGGGCCAGCCACCCGTCACACTGAGCTGGGCCCTGGAGAACCGAGTCCTCTCTAGGTCCCATCCCACAGGCTCCAGAACCCTGGGGCTGGAGCTGCCTGGGGTGAAGCCTGGGGATGCGGGGCACTACACCTGCCGAGCAGAGAACAGGCTGGGCTCCCAGGACCGCACCCTGGACCTCTCTGTGCAGTGTGAGTGGGACCGAGCCCCGGTTCCAGGAGTGGAGCAGGGGAAGGGGACAGGGGACACTACAGGGTTCCAGAGCTACGAGGGGACAGGGAACCAACCCCAGGCTCCAGGGACCAGGCTTCTAACCTGCCTAGCCTGTTGGATGGTTTGGATTGGGGACCCAGTGAGAGATTTGTCCCCTCCCACCACCTCAGCCTTCCACCAGATTCAGCGGCCTGTCTAGAGTTGGTCCTCTGTCTCCATCACAGATCCTCCAGAGGAGCTGACAGTGACAGTCTCCCAAGCAAACAGGACAGGTAGGAAGGGGACAGAGCAAGCAGGGACTCACAATCCCTGTTGGGGTCCAGGTGATGGAGCTGTGTGTtgattctctctcttcccttccctagaGCTGGAAATCCTCAGAAATGGCTCATCCCTCCCTGTCCTGCAAGGCCAAAGCCTGCGCCTGGTCTGTGTCACCCACAGCAACCCTCCAGCCAGGCTAAGCTGGGTCCAGGGGACAAAGACCCTGAGCCTCTCCAGGTCCTCAGACCCGGGGGTCCTGGAGCTGCCCGTGGTCCAGGAAGAGCATGAAGGAGAACTCACCTGCCAGGCGCAGAACCTGCTGGGCACCCAGCATTTCTCTCTGAGCCTCTCTGTGCACTGTGAGTGGATAAGGGGACACCTGGGGCCTGGGACAAGGGAACACCTGCTgaccctctctttcctccctacAGACCCACCCCAACTGTtgggccctttctgctcctgggGGGCTGAGGGTCTGACCTGCAGCTGCTCCTCCCGAGCCCGGCCACCTCCCTCCCTGTGCTGGTGGATGGGGGAGGCTTTGCTGGATGGTGACAGCAGCAATGCCTCCTTCATGGTCACCTCCAGCTCAGCGGGGACCTGGGCCAACAGCTCCCTGATCCTCCACGGGGGGGTCAGCTCTGGCCTCAGGCTCAGCTGTGAGGCCCGGAATGTCCACAGGGTCCAGAGAGCCACTGTCCTGCTGCTGCCAGGTCAGAGACCCTGGGGGAGCCAGGCTTAGGAGGAAGGAGGTGGCTATAGGGGAAGATGAGGGGCCAAAGGTGGGTGAGATGGGCCGAGGCTGAGTAGGGTGGGCAGCCAGAGACTTCTTTAGTTTGcctgggaaggaagaggaaagagagttTTGTGGGAGAAGGGCAACGAGGGTCCTGGGGATAGGAGGGCTGTCACCCACAATCCCACTGCTCTTTAGGGAAGGCCGAGCTGGGGACAAGCCCCCTGCTACTGGTCATGGGGGGAGCTGGTGTAGCCACTCTGCTGTGTTTCTGTGCTGGTCTCATCTTCTTCAGGTAAGGGTCATCCCTAAGAGCGGAGAGAAACTGTGGGTGTGGGATGGTCAGTGGTTGGCTCCTAAAATCCCACCCACACCCAGCTGGAGGCTCTGGTAAGGGCAGAGGTTGTGAACATTGAGTCCTGGGCCCAACCCCAATACCAGGCACCAGGAAGGGTCCCCGATCTCATTGTGAGGTATCTGGGAAGACTGACCCTCCACTCCCCAGGCTCTTTTGGGCTTCTTACATCTTTTAAGCAGGGCACAGCAGTACTGTGCCATTGAGCAAAGCAGGGGCTGAAAGGTCCTGGCCTCCTCCCTCAGGATGAAGTCCCGTAGACAGGCCCACATGATGGATGCTGCCAGGTCTGCAGCGGCTAGGAAGGCTGCCTGTGTTCCAGGTCCCATCTGCATGGTAAGTCAGGACCACCAAGACCCTGCCTGGTCACCTTCCTGATGGCCATGGCTGCAGTGCTTGTGATGATGTAGAGACTTGTGATAGCCCAGTAGGATTTGCTGCTGGACTCCCATGGCTGCAGCCTCCCTGCCCAGTAGGCAGGAATCTCCCCCAGTCCAGCTACTTCTACACCTCCATGGCCAAGGTCCCCAGCTCCATCCACCCCTGCCTGGGCTCAGCTCCCCTCAGCCTCTCCCACTGCCATCTCCCCATTTTCCCTGGATCTcaacctccttcctttcttcctgtctctcctccAGAACACAATATGACAGAGACATCTCCCCCAAATCCTTACTCTGCTACAAATCTGGAGGCCCCAAGACCACTCTTACCATCACACCAATTTTAAGTTTGGGGCTCCCTAAGGCCACTGCCAGGTTATCTAACTTGTTAACTGACTCAGTGGTCCTCTTGGATCCAGTTTGTCACAGTGGGAGGATGCAGACACAGATCAGCCAAGGGCAGAGACACAAAGCAGGGGGCAGGGTCTAGGAGACCTAGGGTGTATGTGTAGGGAGGCCTCCAGCTGTCCTCTTCCTGTGGGTTCCCTGGGACAGTGAGACAGTACTCAATCCTCCCAGCAACCATGTGTGACAACACATAGGACAGGCTGCCAACTGGGGACCCATCCCAGCCTCAGGGTCTGTGGTGTTGGTCACACTGACATCCAGCCCCCATGTGACTGGCCCTTGTCACTCAGTCTCCAGCTCCTCTCAAATTTAAATAGATGCCACGTGGCCCAATGAAGCCACTAGAAACCACATTCATTAAAGCATGGGACCACTGGCCTGGTCTGTGGGTCCCAGGGGACAAGGAGCCTACTACTTGGCAGGAAATAAATCAGACATTCCCACTTAGCAGCCCAGCACCCAAGGTCAACCCTTTCTTTGGGCAACATGAATCCTGCACTGCCGACTAAGCCTGTGTTTCTTGGACTCACAGCACAAGTTCATAGTTATATCTGCATGCCTGACCTCTGAAAGGCTGATAGGACCCTGAGAGTGGTCCAGGGAGGTGGACATGGCTTGGCGCTCTGCCCAAATCCATTCTTGTGCATCCTTTCACAATCTCCTATTAGATAGTAACTTCACTGACTACCACTCTAGTGCCTGTTTGTCCTTGTACATGGCAAGGCACCTGAGGTCAGTGATGGTGTCTGCTCTGTCCCCCACTGAGTATCCAGGGACCAGCGCTGGGGGCTTTTCCACAGGGCAGCTGGGGGCTGAAGTCCGAGAGAGGCCTGGACATAAATCTGGTTCTGACCACTAATGAGATATGTGTGGTTTGAGGGTAGTGAccaaagcctcagtttcttcatctggtaAATGGGGATACTGTGTCTCCCTGATGGTTCTTATGGAGATTTTAGGAGCCTGGCATTATCAACTGTCAAGTACTTGTTGAATGTAGATGAATGCGAATGAGCGAGGGAAAAGTGCGGAAAAGAACGGACCAAGGACTCCGTGCAGTTTCCAGGTTTGCTAGGGATGGGCCAAGCTCCCGCCCAGTTCCCATTATCCTCTTCCCCGCTCCTCTCCCCAGCAAGGCCATCGGAATACATCCGGGTCAGACAGCCCCCCGGAGGCCCCGCCCCCGGCACGGGCCCCGCCCCCCGCGGTGGAGGAGCTCGAGCTCCATTACGCCTCGCTCAGTTTCCGCGGACTGAGGCCGCGCGAGGCCCAGGACCCCGAGGACGCCCACGCCACCGAGTACGCGGAGCTCAAGATCCGCAAGTGACGGGAGTCCCGGGAGACGCCAGGGACCGGTCCTGTGTCAGCCATTCTCCGAGGCAACGAGATGCTGAAGTAGCTTAGGGGACGGAGCCGTCCCCCTCTTGCTGCCGTGGTGCCCGTCGCCCACTAAGAGCCAGAGTCACCGCTCGCTGTCCTCCGCTTTGCCAGGCACCGAGCAGTCCTAACAGTAGGCTGTTGTGGGGTCCGAAAGGAGTGGCGATCATAAATGAAGCACGCGGAGCCCCTGTCACCTCCCCTTCTCCCGGGTCAATCGGGGTGCCAAGCAGGGCTCCCCCTGCTGGGGGCCGACGCCGGGCGCCACCTCGCCCCGGCCTCCTGCACAGCCCcagccagcctcagcctccccacgGCGTCCTGAACCTGCGCGCGGCGCACCGCCCTTCCTGGTGTGTTTAATTAAAGGCTCCTTCTCCAGTTCCTGTTCCTTCTCTCCAGGCTTCTCTTTTTGCAGGTTTTGCGTCTAGAGAATTGCAGTGCCTGTTCCGTTCACATCGTCCTGCGGTTTTTTTGCTGGTCACATCCAActacttctccccctcccccccccagaATATTCATGAGTGAAAAGCCACCGCTGTCAGCACTGGCAGTATGTCCTGCCATAAATTGATAATGCTGATGAGTACTCTTTAAACCCACTTGTGCAGTCAAAACTGGCTTCCCAGTTCCTCAATGGCTGTTCCTCTTTTGAGGTACCGGGTGTTTGAAGTTAGGACTAGGCAGGAActcctgagccatgcctccaagctctttctgccttctttttcaggtaggttgctttcttttttcagggACGGGCCGTGGACctggatccttctgcttctacctCAGGAGTAgttggaattgcaggtgtgcactgctaaaaccagcatttttttttttttttaagagtcttgctaactttttttttttt from Castor canadensis chromosome 16, mCasCan1.hap1v2, whole genome shotgun sequence harbors:
- the LOC109683853 gene encoding sialic acid-binding Ig-like lectin 11 isoform X3, with translation MIQEGLCALVPCVILYSRSVWNHSAPAYGYWYWKKKNVNKQEELVATNDPDREADVTKSPFQLVGDPRANDCSLGISEPRKENSGRYFFRLERESEKLASKSSLLNLTITGLTQLPDIHIPEPLESGRLSLLKCSMPGACKGDLSPTFSWTGASLRSLGLDLEAYTTSEIKVTPLPQDHGTYLTCRVTLPKIGVSTERTVQLNVSYAPQHINISVPGSGGTVLESQGNVTFLEAQKGQVLQLLCTAEGQPPVTLSWALENRVLSRSHPTGSRTLGLELPGVKPGDAGHYTCRAENRLGSQDRTLDLSVQYPPEELTVTVSQANRTELEILRNGSSLPVLQGQSLRLVCVTHSNPPARLSWVQGTKTLSLSRSSDPGVLELPVVQEEHEGELTCQAQNLLGTQHFSLSLSVHYPPQLLGPFCSWGAEGLTCSCSSRARPPPSLCWWMGEALLDGDSSNASFMVTSSSAGTWANSSLILHGGVSSGLRLSCEARNVHRVQRATVLLLPGKAELGTSPLLLVMGGAGVATLLCFCAGLIFFRMKSRRQAHMMDAARSAAARKAACVPGPICMQGHRNTSGSDSPPEAPPPARAPPPAVEELELHYASLSFRGLRPREAQDPEDAHATEYAELKIRK